The segment GGTGTTGCTGGACAGAGGTTATGTTTGATGACGAGTCTGCGATATAAGTACAGCACTCAATGACTTTACAAACACCCCCTTGTGTTGCCAGTAGCATGTCCAAAGCCATTTGGTTCTGTAAGGAAGTTACAGAAGCCTTCAATTCCAGGGTGTAGCTTTGAAATCCCTCATCCACTAAAGCTGTGAAGCTCTCTAAATCTGCAGCTAATCTGTTAATGGCTCTAGCATTGCTAACAGCATCATACCTGGGAAATATTCCCGAGGCTATCTCGCGTCCCATTGATATCCTGGTTCCCCTCTTCTTGCGATTCTGGGCACTCACTGGTATGGACGCCACAATCCTAACAGAAGGAATGAGATAAGCCAAATAACAGGAACCACACCAATCACGTGGGAGATATAGGTAGGAACGATGACCACAAACCCATACCATATTAGTAGGACATGGATAACCATCAGGAGATGGAGTATACACCTGGAGGGAAGAAAAAGCACCACCCCTTAAACCCCATTTGGTCAAATTAAACACTCTTAGCCATAGTTTCAATGGGTCGTCTGCACATGAAGGTCTATTATCCGTAAGTGCACAAGAAGCTGGCACAGTATTGTCACAGTTAACTGCGTTCCCCAAATTAAAGCTGGATCCGGCGCAGGGAAGAACAAAACACAGGGGTGCTGACCGCATATGTGATGACACTGAATGGGTCATAACAGAACCTGCAACACTAACATTCGTAGCATTTGAGAAGCCATAAGGAAAGCGCACAGAATGATGAGAAAAATTAATTGCACAGGGAAAATATTTCAGGGGTTTAGAAGCCTCGAGGATATGGGACCTGTTACAGGGCGCTGCTGTACAGGCGGAAAAAAATGATAACACAGTGGTGATGTTAACTTTCCATGGTTGGAGTAAAGATGACCCCTGAGTTGCATGCAGCAAGTGGGTGCAAACATAACAACTACTGTTTGTAACCTTTCGAGCAGTAGTAGCTGCAAATTGCCACCAAAGATTGTCAGTTGCGCCATGATGATCAATAACATGTCGTTTTACCCCTCTTTGCAAATGAGGAGACTTAAAAGCCTGAGTGATAGTTGGATCAGCTGAATTTAACAGAGTAACAGTAGAAACATCCTTAATAACATCGGAATCATTTTGATCCCAAAACCATGTAattaataaaaggaaaaatgcaACCATAAGGCAACATATTGCCAGCTTTTCAGCAGTCCTGAAGTAGGTCATGTTGTTGCACTGTGCAGAAtgatgaggaagaaaaaaaaggcattttttttaatcagtcagTTCTCTGATATGTAGGGAGTAAAAACAATGATCAAACAAAATCTGATTCTTGAAACTGCTGTGCTCCACAGATCAGCTATGTCAAAACCTCCGTTTTATCTCTCTCTGGAGACAATCAACTCAAATCACTGTCCGGAATGTTATTGTGATTCCGTCAGAACAGTGTTCTTCACCGACCTCTTCTTTGTTAGAAACAAAACTTGTGGTGGGCCGCTATCCTCACAGCCAGCTCGGTGGCTCAGGTTGATGATGACGATCCCAGCGTTTGATCCTTCTTGTCCTGCGATTGGTCGGTCCCCGGTGACGGCACCTTCTGCAGTGTGATGCGTGGATCCAAGGAACCCGCTGTTCAACTTTCACTGCCGTGTAAGTCGTGAGGAGCACCTGGAATGGTCCCAGCCAGCTTTTGGATCTCCAATGCTTCCTGCGGAAGTCCCGAATCAGAACCCAGTCTCCTGGATGGAATGAATGGAGGGCTCTGTCGGCCGCCACAGGCAACCCTCCCTTTACTGTCTGAGAAATTTCAGAAAGCACCTTTGAGAGCTTAACACAATATGATAACATGTCATCATCACACAAAGAAGTGGAAGGCAAGTGATGGTTTGCAGGTCCAAAGTCCAAGTTTGGAGGCCTACCAAAGAGAATTTTAAATGGACTGAGGTTAACCTTTGCCCTTTTCCTCATCCTCATATAATTGAGGCAAAGCTTATTGTGTGCTGTGAAGCATTTTGTAACTGCTTATTGTGTGCTGTGAAGCATTTTGTAACTGCTTATTGTGTGCTGTGAAGCATTTTGCCAGCTTCAACTTCAGAGTTCCATTGTCACGTTTAACCGCACCGGAGTTCTGAGGATGATACGCGCAGTGTGTCTTTAAGTCACAGCCCAGGAACTTACCCACCTCAGTCACGGCCTCGTTGACTAAGTGGGATCCATTGTCACTTGAAATCCTAGCCGGAATCCCCCAACGAGGAATAATCTCAGTCAAAAGGGCTTTTGTGACAGCATGGCTGTCAGCCTTTTTAGAAGCGAAAGCCTCAGTCCATTTACTGAACATATCCACGATGACAAGGACAAACTTCTTACCTTCAGAAGGAGTCAGTTCAATGAAGTCCATCATTATGTGGTCAAATGGCTTACCAGGAGGAGGGTGCGCACCTAGAGTCCTCTGAGGGGCACGCCCTGCATTGAATGAACAGCAGATCATGCATGATTGACAAAACCTTTTTGCATAAGAGCTGAAGCCTTTAGTGAACCACTGAGATGTTAAAGCAGCAGTCATACTGGCGTATGAGGAATCATCTAAGCCATGAGTTAGCTTTGCAAAGTGTGGGAAAAAGTGTTTTGGCAAGCATGGTGAATCATTCGGTCCATACCAAATGTTATTTATGCACTTTGCTCCAGAAGAAGCCCACAGTCGCCTCTCACCAGCAGACGCAAAGCTCTGCATCGCATTCCAGTCCATGAGTGAAGAAGAACATGGAGGAGTATCATCCCCCTCGCCCTCAGAAGAGGAGAAGGCAGTAAACAGAGGAGCTTTCCCAGCCGCACATTTCCCAGCTGCATCGGCCCTTCTGTTTCCCTGCGAGATAGCATCACAAGACGAGGAGTGAGCTGCACACCGGCACACAGAAATGACCTTGGGCAACAAGATGGCCTCCAACAAGTGTGCAACCTGCTTAGAGTTCAGAACTGGATTTCCATCTGATTTCAAAAACTTCCTATGTTTCCATAGGGCACCAAAGTCATGAACCACACCAAATCCGTACCGGGAATCCGTAAAGATGTTTACTGTCTTTCCTTTTGCCAACTTGCAGGCCTCAGTCAGCGCCACCAGTTCAGCCGCTTGCGCTGAAAAGTGTTTTGGAAGAGAACCAGAAAACAGGGTCTCATGCGAAGAGCAAACAGCAAATCCCACACGATTCACACCAGTGGTGGGATTCCTGTAAGCCGAACCATCAACAAACAACGGCAAATCTGGATTCTCTACCGAATATCAGAAAGATCAGGTCGGGGTGTGCAAACCTCCTCCAGCACCAGCACACAGTTATGCGGTTCCCCATCCTCAGGAGTGGGAAGAAGTGTAGCTGGATTTAACACACTGCACCTCTTCACAGTGATGTTTGGCAAATCCAGCAAGATTGAAGTGTACCTCAGCCAGCCCACTGCAAAAGGTGTGAAgtcttttgtttagaaaaaTTATGGCAACGTTTTGAGGCACGTTTTGTTAGTTCCGAATAGCCCACGATGTCACGTGATGCTAAAACAGCCCGCTCAGCTGCTCTAAGACAGCCAGGTAGTCCTGCTGCAACTGGATCGAGTTTTCCAGAACAATAGGCTACTGGTCTCAACTTCCCACTATGGTCCTGCATGAGGACAGAGGTCATGAATCCGTATTTCTCCTCAGCAGCCTGAACAAAGGGTTTTCTGGGGTCCGGAAGACCCAAAGTAGAGGCCTGCTGTAAAGCTAATTTGGGCCAAGTGAGCTTATCAGCAGGCTGAAGACCTTTACCATGCATGATGGCACTCACGGGAGCCTACAGCAATGAGTAATTTGGAACAAAATTTCTGCAGTAAGATGTTATTCCCGAGAAAGACAGAAACTGTTTATTTGTGACAGGCTTAGGGATGTTTTGAACTGCAACCACACGTTTAGGTGATAGGGTCCTGCCCTCTGAAGAGATGTGATGACCCAATAAAGTCACTTGAGGCTGCACAAACTGCAGCTTAGATAGAGAAGCTTTGTGTCCCTCAGAATGGAGGTGTTTCAAAAGAACAACTGTGTCCTCCTCACATTGCTGCTTTGGGGGACTACAAAGAAGAATGTCGTCAACATACTGGACCAGCGTTGAACCTGGACGCAGTTGTACAGAGTGCAGACTTGCTTTCAAAGCTGCATTAAAGATAGTCGGACTTTCTGTGTAGATTTGGACCAGACGTGTGAAAGTGTAAAGTTTCCCTTCAAATTGGAAACTGAACCAGTACTGCGAGCCCTTGTGGACTGGCACACTGAAGAAAGCGTTGGACAAGTCAACGACAGAGAAAAATGCAGCATCCAAAGGAATCTGCGACAAGATCGTGGTAGGGTTCGGTAATACGGGCGTTCGTCCAATTATAGCTGAATTCACCCTTTGCAAATCTAGGATGAATCTCCACTCAACAGGCTTGCCCTGGTCTCTCACCTTTTTCAAGGGGAATAAAGGCGAGCTCACGGGTGACTATGGACATTCGACGATCACCCCTTCTTTTAAAAGGGATTTGAAAACAGGTCTGATGCCCTCTACTGCTTCCTGCTTTAGAGGGTACTGTTTTTGACAGGGTCTGTAATCTGACTTAGGGGTCACAATGACAGGTTCACACCCTTTGATCAGACCAACATCGTATTTACTTTTTGCCCATAGTTCAGAAGGAACCTGGGACAGCAGGGGTTGTGAAGGGACGTCAACTTCTGGAAACAGACCATGAGaaagaaatgtttcatttttctggAACCAAATTAACTGTTCTTTTACTGTGAACAGTACCGGTGAAAGGTCTTTTGTAAGCAGATAGTCTCTTTGAAAACAGAATGTTAGGATGTTGTGGTACCACAGTCCAATCACAAATTGTTTGACATTGTGAGACAAAATGTGTGAAATCACTCCATTTCCCTTTCACGGGCTTTGACAATGGAATGTGTGGAATTCTATCTTCTCTGAAAAATGCTAGCTGTTGAGGTAGCAAACTGACCGCAAGCGCAGCATATTGGGAACTCCAATACAGTGTGGAAAAGGTTAGTTTCTCACATGACAACCGGAACCACACCTCCTCAAAGTCCGTGTCCTGGCCCCGTGACGTGTGCACTGTGCAGCTCAAATCAGTAGCGCTCTTAGTCTCTGAAAGAGGATTTACAAGCTGTTTGACTTCCTCCATCAGCTGCCCGCTAAGCAGAGGTCTGAAATTTGCACTCGCAAGCATAAAGCAAGTTCTGTGGGCTGTATTTCACAGCACTGACCACTGTCTAATCTCCAGTGCTTACCAGAACACCTTCTGGTGTGGAGATCAGCACGATTCCCAACTCAATCATCAAATCTCTTCCCAGCAGATTCACAGGGCACAGAGACGATAGCAGAAAACTGTGTTTGAAAGAACTCCCCTCCGGAGTTACACAGGTCAGGGGTTTTGTAAATTGCTCTTTCGTCAACTGACCCGAAGCAGACCatgagaaaacatggtttccactgAGCCATGAAGGAATTTCAAACTCCTCTGCTCTGATCACTGATGATGTCACTCCAGAATCAACCATAAAGGATATTCTGTGTACATCAACCACAAGTTTCAGAGTTGGAAAAGCCCTATATGCTTCAGATCTTAAGTGAGCATAAGTCGGAACCACCTCCTCAAACCTTTTCTCCAAAAATGAAACTGCTTCAGTCAAAATGTTCCGGTCCACACACTCATTTTCTGCACTTTCAAGATTCCACACAGCCGCCAAAGATTTCAAAGCAGGTACTTCATTGCGGAAAGCAGAAGATTCcaaatgtgtgtgcatgttgacattgtcaagCGAGTGTGTCTCTGTATCAGGCAGAGAGGCAACACTCCcagctgtgtttgtgtctgtgagTGCTTGCAGCTTGttatctgcatgtgtgtgtatgtgtgtgctctCAGTGTTGCTATGTGTGGAAGCAGTGTGAGGGAAAGGAGGAGAGGGACAGACCGTTGGAGAAGAGAGATCAGTTTCAGATCCCCTATGGGGTACATTACCAATCTGTTGACCCCACAAGCGTGACGGCTCGCCCCCCTCCACCTTACAGCGTCAATCTGCTTCCTGAAGCCGTGAAGGGTGACCCTTACGAAGTGGACAGTTTCTCTGCCAATGGCCTCTTTTCCCACAGTGATGACAGACATCCTCTTCCCCCGGGTTCCCACGTTCTGGACAGGATCTTTTTtggcctcttcctcctctgcttcTCCCTCCTTGGCCTCTTCCCCCTCTGCCAATATATTGGTATGTGGAGATGGCAGCCAGATGCAGTTCTTTATCAGTCTtatccttttttgttcttctttgttcATCCACCAGACTGGCTGCATGTCTGCCGTGTTTCCAGACATCGGACAGTTTTTGTTCTTCAGCCCACCCCACATAGGCTGCTTTGAATGCCTCGGCAACTTGTGGGAGAAGTCCTTTAATGACCGCATCACAAACCAAGGTTTCCCAAACTGTGATGTTACCATCCACCCCCAGCGCGGAAGGATTTGGCTGTCCACTGTGACGTGTGACACACTCTGTCACTCTTTCGATGAAGTCGTCTTTGGACTCGTCAGCCCTCTGCTTGCAGGTGTAAATGCTTGTCATGTTGATTTTTGCGGGGAAAGTTTTCTTCTTCGGCGAGGCTTCTTCGGCGAGGCTGCTGACTGCATTCACAAACCCATGATTGTCCGCATGATCCCAATCTGGGTTGAGAACTTGCAGTCCCATTTGAGACATTTTGTTATGAATCTTTGCCAGTTCAGTTGCTCTTAGTTTGTGTGCGAGAACCCTGCGAATCTCAGCACCTGTTGCACCTGTTCCTTGCAGAAGTCAGTGAAAGCAGTGGCAAATTTCTCACCACACAGGGTGGGATCAGAAAGAGACTTAGCATTCTCTTCAATGTCCTGTGGTTTCCAGGCCCTGAAAACCAGGTCTTGTCCACTCGGGCCCATAACTTCAATCATCGGGGCACTGATGTCCGTGTAGCGGTCAGGAGGTTTGATGTCTTGTCTCAGTTTGTAGGAGCGACCCGACCCAACAGCACCTCTTGGTGTATCGGCCTCAGTCTTCAAGGCTGCCTGCTGCGTGGGGGCCGATGCTGATGCTGATCCCCCGGGCTCAGAAGATGCATTGTCTggttggctgctgctgctcacatGCTGGTTTTGTGGTTTGGCTAGTGGTTGCCATGGGCCAAAGGCATACAAATCGAGGTCGTGGTGCATCACACTTGTGAGGGCGCTCAGATCAGGATACATGGAAGTAGAAGAGAAAGGAGGGTTATTAGACAAATCCTGTTTTTCACAAGGTTTGTATGGaggaggtgttttttttctagtgtgtgtgcgtgtgtgtgtgttgcagaaaCGCCAGAGTCAGTCTGGACATTAGGGACAGAAGCGGAGGGGACAGAGCAATTGTCTTCACGACCACACACACTTCCCGTCACATCCAGTCTCCCAGCCAACCATTTACTATGTTTTCTTTGCCGTCTCTCTGCTTCATCTTTCCAACATTTAAGGCACGCCCGTATCCCCAATAGTTCTTCTTTTTTGactgtcttttttgtttctagtttattttccttttttagtaCTGCAATATTAAATGAACCCCATGtgggaaatctgcatgtttaatccaatcatttatgcatgtcatgctttcGGGCCCAtactttttcagcatgaaattgAACGTCCCTCCCTGGGGCAAGGCTTGACCCTGGgaactctgcctttgacccattataCTGACTACTCCGCTTccagattttaaattttttttttaactattatttTTTGTCCTCCGCGAGATCGACCAACTAacatgaaaggcctcacatctgatgaTCATTTGGGTATAATGATCGAGATCTCCTTTCAAATCTGCGTATGTCTACGCAGAAGTCAGGAatttaagcatccctgccgctttcaccCACTAAACTAGTGGGCAGCCTCTGTCCAACTGGACAGAAGGACTTCCATTGACCAGCAGCAAATCACTCAGCCCGGTCTTGTTTCCCATGTGAAAATCGTTCTGCCACTCCTCCCAGCGGGAGAATCcgcatttcagctgaaaacatattttaattaaattttgaattttggtttaatgttaaaaccttAGTCAACTTGCCTGTGTTGCGagtcctgttttatttgccctaaggattaaatataattcattatttctataggttttatttatttctattttgtaggGTACAGTTTTGCAGTATTTGCActgttattgaaaaaaaaaacagttttttctaaattttaagCTAAccaagcgttttttttttcttaagcaaTTGCATTTAGAGAAAATGCTGGAAAATAACTctcttaccgtctcatgaaaagaaaggttcggatctgaTCCCGCGCCGACGCTCCACAGCCGCCCCGAGACCAGGAGCCCCTCTTTGTCCCTTGGAAATCTGTTCGGGGTAACAGAGGCCGGATAAACTTTTCCGGGGGCGGCCAAAGctgctcctgtccccggaccaTCTGGTCCgccggtcggagatcttgttagTTGACGCCAAAATGTTATGGGAattctgaacagataactgatTTCCCTGTgttactgaagaaggagacggtggaatgatgaagttccagcactttattgagaaacagagcagagattactTGGACGGAGTACACGCACTCTGTGGCTGCAGCCTAGCGTCTGCCCCTGTCTCTGCCCGACCTCGctttcggctctccctaatactgcacagtggcctcggcaggagacaaaacaaagacagtctattcTAGACAATCATCAGCCGTACAGTATTTCCACAGTATTCGGCCTTGCACTCAGTAACAGTGGATTACAAACACAGACATCTTGTCTTCTGACCCTGCGTCCGAGAGACAACCGGTCACTTTGACTGTAGGGCAAAGATTAATACAACAGGCAGTACAATATAGAACCCTGAACAGCTCCCAGAGCAGCTCACCATTATATTCACTATGGAATAGTGAGTTCCAGCACCCTCCCCCTAATTTGTCGCGGCTTAGCTGCTGCCCCGTGTCTGACAGCAGAAAGTGGATCAGTTTCCTCTGCCCGCACTTTCTCTTCAAGTTAAAGAAAAAGCTGGAAGACCTGACCAATGCGCCTTAGTTTGCAACAGGTTTGTTAAAACTAGATTTTtagatttgagagcttcaagTACACATTCATTGAATTCACTCAAGTGTTCTAACTCCACTATGTTTATCACCTGATGCCTAATAGATCTGGTAATGTCACGAATATCATTAAGAGTGTGCTGTTGACACACTAGTTTTATTTGAACGTCTCTGTTATCCCACCACTGTTGCAGACAGGTAAAAATCATTCTTCCTCTGTCTAAAACCAATCCAGAAATAAGTCTCCTTAAAACTAGTCAGTTAAAACTGAGTTAAAATGCCAGTAAAGGCTTTTAGGTAAATTGTTTCTAGTAAGAACACTACCTAAAACCAGAGAATCTGTAAAACCTACCAGTAAAATCTGACacgttttaaacacattaaaatgtttaatccaATAAAACTAGCCAAGAGCTAGAGAAATGTGGTTTCCTTTCATATGGGACCACGTGTACTGCCTGAAACCTGCGTGCATCTTCCTCCATACATCCACCAGGCCATGAGCAAAGACCAGCTGCCGCAGAGCGCGCTGAGCTGCTACATCGCAATCAGCTACTCTGCATGATTGCGATCTAAATAATCATCTTCTGTACAATTACAATCCCCTCCTATAAGAACATAATCCTCAGACCTGCAATCGCCCTACTTCTCCCCAATTTCTTCTAAAAAAACGCCTTTTCTATGCATTGGTAATTGCcgcataaatattgataaaagtcacattaaaatgatcaaaaccACCCCTgactaaaagacaccttcctCGAACAATGAGTGAAAGCTCTTGAAGAGAGGAATCCCACTCCTGCGCTCTGGGAAGCGCCatgacttaaaacaatttacCTCCTTCCACTCCTTATACCAGTCTGATTCATTTGATGGATCACTATGATCCAAAATtcttttttggtttattgtttgataaatCTGTGCACATTTTACTGCCTCTCTAGCCCTATTAATGTTCAAGGATGCTATTTTGAAAGTATccattgtcatggtttagttttgattcggcttttgttgccattggttttcggtttttccaccttgttttagttttagttagggtttgactttatttattgtttttagtttctccttcccctcacttcagcctttccttccactgcagttagtcacacctgccagccactaattagccagactcatttcacctgccagcctcactacttaagcctcactctgctgtcactactttgccggtccgtcatcaacctacaccctctccatgctaGTCTGCCTTAGTTCTTGGAACCCAGTCGCCCCTGCCTCTGTAAGGTTTGTTAGATGTTTTTTTGGAAATCTTGTTGCctgtttctggtttgtttttctgtgatcCTGAAGGACCTGCTATTGCGCTCTGGCTGACTTGGGACTGAACTGTTGACTCCTGCTGCCAGTTAAGGGGCTCGCTGAActctctctccaggctgtcagctcctgccttcatctaCACCCCTGTACCTGTGTATACCTGTATTACTGGTTACATCACCCACCATCCCATCAAGCCTGTCAATAAAACTCCTCAACTTTAGTCCTGTgcgtgtggttctgggttcatcaaagACAAATCTTGACATCCATATTGGATGagagattaaaaacaacataccAAACAGCTATACAAAATATTAAAGTGCCTGTGTGTTTCATGGGATTCAAAATTGCTTTCCAAGTTTACTCAATACTTTTTTCAGTCTGTAAACTTGTTGCTCAGTAAAACCTACCTCCTCTTTATGTCTAATATGGTGTCTggctgaaaaatcaaaagttcTCAAATCAGGAAAATACCTTTCGACCTTCACCCCTCTTAAACCTTCTGTTTGCTGGAGAAAGTGAAAAAGAagtctacaggataccttggcTCTCCGCAGCTGGCCTGTGACAGCGACACCACACTGCTGTCGGAGAGCTCACCGTCACTGTCACTGCTGTCagaaagctcttttttttccatagcCAGCTTGCTGACCTGCCTACTGGTCTGGACAGCAGCGaccacatttttccttttagtACATCTGTTAACTTGTGTAGGAGCCTCCAGCTCCATCATCTGCTCCCCCTCACCTTTCTCTTCCACAGAAGCCACCACAGGCTCCTTCACATTCCCCTCCCCT is part of the Fundulus heteroclitus isolate FHET01 chromosome 13, MU-UCD_Fhet_4.1, whole genome shotgun sequence genome and harbors:
- the LOC110367726 gene encoding uncharacterized protein LOC110367726, with protein sequence MTYFRTAEKLAICCLMVAFFLLLITWFWDQNDSDVIKDVSTVTLLNSADPTITQAFKSPHLQRGVKRHVIDHHGATDNLWWQFAATTARKVTNSSCYVCTHLLHATQGSSLLQPWKVNITTVLSFFSACTAAPCNRSHILEASKPLKYFPCAINFSHHSVRFPYGFSNATNVSVAGSVMTHSVSSHMRSAPLCFVLPCAGSSFNLGNAVNCDNTVPASCALTDNRPSCADDPLKLWLRVFNLTKWGLRGGAFSSLQVYTPSPDGYPCPTNMDCGVHTSECPESQEEGNQDINGTRDSLGNISQGWTGRCVSSELITTLLNELEPGGGRQFVYASA